A region from the Parafrankia discariae genome encodes:
- a CDS encoding nucleotide exchange factor GrpE, which yields MVIPALGGAAVGLAVGAARAWWAGARRRGGLEAAAEPPGSSATPGPPGPPGPPGPPEPVEPPEDPAGLSEPVDPADPAASVASVASADREALVGACIELSDRLRDANPALWRRLCRGLAVVGVEAVVVDGQRFDPEGHDAVGRESTTDAARHLTVASTEFCGFTDRGRLLRRPEVVVYRMEETV from the coding sequence ATGGTGATCCCCGCCCTGGGGGGCGCCGCGGTGGGCCTCGCCGTCGGCGCCGCCAGAGCCTGGTGGGCCGGCGCCCGGCGGCGCGGCGGCCTGGAAGCGGCCGCGGAGCCACCCGGATCGTCCGCGACGCCCGGGCCGCCCGGGCCGCCCGGGCCGCCCGGGCCGCCCGAGCCGGTCGAGCCGCCCGAGGACCCGGCCGGGCTGTCCGAGCCGGTCGATCCGGCCGATCCGGCGGCATCGGTGGCGTCGGTGGCGAGCGCGGACCGTGAGGCGCTGGTGGGTGCCTGCATCGAGCTGTCGGACCGGCTCCGGGACGCGAATCCGGCGCTGTGGCGGCGGCTGTGCCGGGGACTGGCCGTGGTCGGCGTGGAGGCGGTCGTCGTCGACGGGCAACGGTTCGACCCGGAGGGCCACGACGCGGTCGGCCGGGAGAGCACCACGGACGCGGCGCGGCATCTGACCGTGGCGAGCACGGAGTTCTGCGGCTTCACCGACCGAGGCCGGCTGCTGCGCCGGCCCGAGGTGGTCGTCTACCGGATGGAGGAGACGGTCTGA
- a CDS encoding dynamin family protein, with amino-acid sequence MATATAPGEASTPGGPGGPGGPGGPVGPPGPAGPKPDPGTHPLSGEVVAWAGEAADAVAGLGRPQAAEAIRAELGRTRSGAATVVVVGEKKRGKSSLINALVGRRGLLPVDEDVATSVHLVLRHAEEPAAWVSDAESPTGREIPLGDVGEYAALDPLTGQARRRGVTGVEVGLPDPLLARGMAVVDTPGVGGLVSGHAEITLATLARADALVFVVNGSSELTASECRFLEQATERIATVLFVLTQTDKYPGWRHVLDRDRALIATHAPRYSGAPWFAVSSREKLDAAAERDAGDGRLADTLLASSGFPALETALVSQVATRAGALRLANVLTVTRPPLAQLAAERAQDLRSLNRDPTLVAEVTGRQAQLKALADQGAGWRGKLTGDVKALDREIRREYQRRVNKLRSLADRKIAEGGPDVLRELPGDLEAGVQGIWMDLETLLRRRVTEIVRDLGRTFDADGFTGVGVELALPDGLRTLPGATGAGGPAGTAGGPSVADQVERAVTSVGIGALFAKATAFVVGGIAAPLAAGFGVWALITRQRRNREEVARARGDARRYVNDVIAAIQTEVPSALQDALDRAVSDVQRRVAAELDQTRRRLEQQLAEHRQNLKTAEEELARRRAAVQREIDTLATLHSRADSLAAQLAVHQ; translated from the coding sequence ATGGCGACAGCGACAGCACCGGGCGAGGCTTCGACGCCAGGCGGCCCAGGCGGCCCAGGCGGCCCAGGCGGGCCAGTCGGGCCGCCCGGCCCGGCCGGCCCGAAGCCGGATCCGGGGACGCATCCCCTCTCCGGCGAGGTGGTGGCCTGGGCCGGGGAGGCCGCCGACGCCGTCGCCGGCCTGGGACGTCCCCAGGCCGCGGAGGCGATCCGCGCCGAACTGGGCCGCACCCGCTCGGGCGCGGCGACGGTGGTTGTCGTGGGAGAGAAGAAGCGCGGCAAGAGCTCCCTGATCAACGCTCTGGTGGGCCGGCGCGGCCTGCTGCCCGTCGACGAGGACGTGGCCACCAGCGTCCACCTGGTGCTGCGCCACGCCGAGGAGCCGGCGGCGTGGGTCAGCGACGCCGAGAGCCCGACCGGCCGGGAGATCCCGCTGGGCGACGTCGGAGAGTACGCGGCGCTGGACCCGCTGACCGGCCAGGCCCGCCGCCGCGGTGTCACCGGCGTCGAGGTCGGCCTGCCCGACCCGCTGCTGGCCAGAGGCATGGCGGTCGTCGACACGCCGGGGGTGGGCGGGCTGGTGTCCGGCCACGCCGAGATCACGCTGGCGACGCTGGCCCGCGCCGACGCGCTGGTGTTCGTGGTCAACGGGTCCAGCGAGCTGACCGCGTCCGAATGCCGGTTCCTCGAACAGGCCACCGAACGGATCGCGACGGTGCTGTTCGTCCTCACCCAGACCGACAAGTACCCGGGATGGCGCCACGTCCTCGACCGCGACCGCGCGCTGATCGCGACCCACGCCCCCCGCTACAGCGGCGCGCCGTGGTTCGCGGTGTCCAGCCGGGAGAAGCTCGACGCCGCGGCCGAACGCGACGCCGGTGACGGGCGGCTGGCCGACACGCTGCTGGCCTCCAGCGGCTTCCCCGCCCTGGAGACCGCCCTGGTCAGCCAGGTCGCCACCCGGGCCGGTGCGCTGCGGCTGGCCAACGTGCTGACCGTGACCCGGCCGCCGCTGGCGCAGCTCGCCGCCGAACGGGCGCAGGACCTGCGCTCGCTGAACCGGGACCCGACCCTGGTCGCCGAGGTCACCGGCCGCCAGGCGCAGCTCAAGGCGCTCGCCGACCAGGGCGCGGGCTGGCGCGGCAAGCTCACCGGCGACGTGAAGGCCCTCGACCGGGAGATCCGCCGCGAGTACCAGCGCCGGGTCAACAAGCTCAGGTCCCTGGCCGACCGGAAGATCGCCGAAGGCGGCCCGGACGTCCTGCGCGAGCTGCCCGGCGACCTGGAAGCCGGCGTGCAGGGCATCTGGATGGACCTGGAAACCCTGCTGCGCCGGCGCGTCACCGAGATCGTCCGCGACCTCGGCCGGACGTTCGACGCCGACGGGTTCACCGGTGTCGGCGTCGAACTGGCCCTGCCCGACGGGCTGCGGACCCTGCCCGGGGCCACCGGCGCGGGCGGCCCGGCCGGCACCGCGGGCGGCCCGAGCGTGGCCGACCAGGTCGAGCGGGCCGTGACCTCGGTCGGCATCGGTGCCCTGTTCGCCAAGGCCACCGCCTTCGTGGTCGGCGGCATCGCCGCTCCCCTCGCCGCCGGGTTCGGGGTCTGGGCGCTGATCACCCGGCAGCGCAGGAACCGGGAGGAGGTCGCCCGCGCCAGGGGCGACGCCCGCCGCTACGTCAACGACGTCATCGCCGCGATCCAGACCGAGGTCCCCTCCGCGCTGCAGGACGCGCTCGACCGGGCTGTCAGCGACGTCCAGCGCCGGGTCGCCGCGGAGCTGGACCAGACCCGCCGGCGCCTCGAACAGCAGCTCGCCGAACACCGGCAGAACCTGAAGACCGCCGAGGAGGAGCTCGCACGGCGGCGTGCCGCCGTGCAGCGGGAGATCGACACCCTGGCCACGCTGCACAGCCGGGCGGACAGCCTGGCCGCCCAGCTCGCCGTCCACCAGTGA